A stretch of Borrelia duttonii Ly DNA encodes these proteins:
- a CDS encoding chromosome replication/partitioning protein: MKNDKSVKIHKRDIDSKGNALLSESNNNEESVEAVRYSTLKKKLYINLREGIYNKIECMKILKEIKDNEYYKLDGYKSFDAFIKNYDVAKTQAYNYLKIAAALEEGLLEEQFVLENGFRQILSLLRDKQGKTIKKSKQNPIKPLRFQLKRQESYDFYKKNAKFTSFLLDKLFQSKQDLIEDFLKEFESLRG, from the coding sequence ATGAAAAATGATAAAAGTGTAAAGATTCACAAAAGAGATATTGATTCAAAAGGTAATGCATTACTTAGTGAATCTAATAATAATGAAGAAAGTGTAGAAGCAGTGCGTTATAGTACATTAAAAAAGAAATTATACATAAATCTTAGAGAAGGAATCTATAATAAAATAGAATGTATGAAGATACTAAAAGAAATAAAAGATAATGAGTATTATAAATTAGATGGTTATAAAAGTTTTGATGCTTTTATAAAAAATTATGATGTTGCAAAAACTCAGGCTTATAATTATTTAAAAATTGCAGCAGCTTTAGAAGAGGGTTTATTAGAAGAGCAGTTTGTATTAGAAAACGGATTTAGACAAATATTAAGTTTATTGAGGGATAAACAAGGTAAAACAATAAAAAAGTCAAAACAAAATCCCATCAAACCCTTAAGATTTCAACTTAAAAGACAAGAAAGTTATGATTTTTATAAGAAAAATGCTAAGTTTACTAGTTTTTTATTGGACAAATTATTTCAATCTAAACAAGATTTAATTGAAGATTTTCTAAAAGAATTTGAAAGTTTAAGAGGTTAA